From the genome of Halomonas sp. I5-271120, one region includes:
- a CDS encoding LysR family transcriptional regulator, translating into MAVLDALRVFVEVVRAGSFTAASRRLGISKSMASKRVAALEDELGVNLLHRSTRSLHLTEAGQIYYEHGLRIREELDAAEAQVQSVTARPRGQLKVSAQVSFGFMYLAEPTTAFMRRYPDVAVEILLEDQRFEPIDDAVDLAIRMGPLPPSSLVSRPLCKVVYGLYAAPEYLARVTDPVHPQDIRDHDTIFYGNYDLGAHWRFSLNGQPLDIEPHSRLVINNLLGVVEAAKAGFGLAYLPTFAARSAVAEGRLVPLLQPYWNEHGSMLVLFRSRKYLPDKTRAYLDFITDWFRENLVL; encoded by the coding sequence ATGGCAGTACTCGATGCACTCAGGGTCTTCGTCGAGGTGGTGAGAGCCGGCAGTTTCACCGCTGCCTCGCGTCGCTTGGGGATTTCCAAGTCCATGGCTTCCAAGCGTGTGGCGGCACTGGAAGATGAGCTGGGGGTCAACCTGCTGCATCGTTCGACCCGCTCGCTGCACCTCACCGAAGCGGGGCAGATCTATTACGAACACGGCCTGCGCATCCGCGAGGAGCTGGATGCCGCCGAGGCGCAGGTACAGTCGGTCACGGCAAGGCCGCGTGGCCAGCTCAAGGTCAGTGCCCAGGTCAGTTTCGGCTTCATGTATCTGGCAGAGCCGACTACCGCCTTCATGCGACGCTATCCTGACGTCGCGGTGGAGATCCTGCTCGAGGATCAGCGCTTCGAGCCCATCGACGACGCCGTCGATCTGGCCATCCGCATGGGACCGCTGCCGCCTTCTAGTCTGGTTTCGCGTCCGCTGTGCAAGGTGGTCTATGGCCTCTATGCGGCGCCGGAGTATCTGGCGAGGGTCACCGACCCTGTGCATCCCCAGGACATTCGCGACCACGACACTATCTTCTACGGCAACTATGACCTGGGCGCGCATTGGCGCTTTTCACTCAATGGCCAGCCGCTGGACATCGAGCCCCACTCACGGCTTGTCATCAACAACCTGCTGGGGGTGGTAGAGGCGGCCAAGGCCGGTTTCGGCCTTGCCTACCTGCCGACCTTCGCCGCCCGTTCGGCGGTGGCCGAAGGGCGGCTGGTGCCGCTGCTGCAGCCCTACTGGAACGAGCATGGCAGCATGCTAGTGCTGTTTCGCTCCCGAAAGTACCTGCCGGACAAGACCCGCGCCTACCTGGATTTCATCACCGACTGGTTTCGTGAAAACCTGGTGCTGTAA
- a CDS encoding SDR family NAD(P)-dependent oxidoreductase: MLKHLPDNFTAVITGAGGGIGRAMLEALLESPRLGCVIAVSRQTPDHDDPRLTHLALDVTTDQGLDALADHLAGTPVHLVFNAIGTLHDEQRGIAPEKKLDELSFAALEHLYHINAATPAMLLQALTPSLKGKHPTIFASLSARVGSIGDNGLGGWYAYRASKAAHNMLLKGASVELRRLNKQAILLSLHPGTTDTALSKPFQARVPEGKLFTPTFVAERLLEVMDARTPADSGSFWDWAGEPIPW, from the coding sequence ATGCTCAAACATCTTCCCGATAACTTCACGGCCGTGATCACCGGCGCTGGCGGCGGCATCGGCCGGGCCATGCTCGAGGCGCTGCTTGAAAGCCCGCGCCTGGGATGCGTGATCGCCGTTTCACGCCAGACGCCTGACCATGACGACCCGCGCCTCACCCACCTGGCACTGGACGTCACCACCGACCAAGGCCTCGACGCGCTGGCGGACCACCTTGCTGGCACCCCCGTGCACCTCGTCTTCAATGCCATCGGCACCCTGCACGACGAACAACGCGGGATCGCCCCCGAGAAGAAACTCGATGAGCTAAGCTTCGCTGCCCTCGAGCATCTCTATCACATCAATGCGGCCACACCGGCGATGCTGCTTCAGGCACTGACGCCGTCGCTCAAGGGCAAGCATCCCACCATCTTCGCCAGCCTTTCGGCGCGGGTCGGCTCAATCGGCGACAACGGCCTCGGCGGCTGGTACGCCTATCGCGCCAGCAAGGCGGCCCACAACATGCTGCTGAAGGGCGCAAGCGTCGAACTCAGGCGTCTCAACAAGCAGGCCATCCTGCTAAGCCTGCACCCGGGGACCACCGATACCGCGCTATCCAAGCCCTTCCAGGCTCGGGTGCCCGAAGGCAAGCTGTTCACTCCTACCTTCGTGGCCGAACGGCTACTCGAGGTAATGGATGCCCGCACCCCCGCCGACAGCGGCAGCTTTTGGGACTGGGCCGGTGAGCCGATCCCCTGGTAA
- the gltX gene encoding glutamate--tRNA ligase encodes MTVRTRIAPSPTGDPHVGTAYIALFNLCFARAHGGQFILRIEDTDRERSTAESEQMILDSLQWLGLDWDEGPDVGGPHGPYRQSERGDIYAEHARQLLEAGHAFKCYRTSEELDELRESRKAAGQHMALKPADLALPAEEHARREAEGWPYVVRMNVPGEGTCVVEDMLRGTIEVEWTQVDAQILLKSDGMPTYHLANVVDDHLMGITHVLRGEEWINSAPKHQLLYEYFGWPMPTLCHMPLLRNPDKSKLSKRKNPTSINYYRRMGFLPQAVTNYLGRMGWSMPDEREKFTLDEMMAHFDVQRVSLGGPVFDLEKLTWLNGVYIREDLDDAALLQALRDWAFNEDYFREILPQVRPRVDTLSQVMPLAGHFFSGLPAIDESSFSSVKLERDELVKLLQFLVWRLEGVTRWDKESLLAEVKLLGEHFELKMKAFLAPVFIAITGSATSTSVMDAMAILGSDMTRARLRHAIAVLGGVSKKQAKRLEKEFREL; translated from the coding sequence ATGACCGTACGTACCCGCATCGCGCCGTCCCCCACCGGCGATCCCCACGTGGGCACCGCCTACATCGCACTGTTCAACCTGTGCTTCGCCCGCGCTCACGGTGGCCAGTTCATCCTGCGCATCGAAGATACCGACCGCGAACGCTCCACCGCAGAATCCGAGCAGATGATTCTCGATTCCCTGCAATGGCTGGGTCTGGATTGGGACGAGGGCCCGGATGTCGGCGGCCCCCATGGCCCCTACCGGCAAAGCGAGCGCGGTGATATCTATGCCGAGCACGCCCGTCAGCTGCTCGAAGCGGGACATGCCTTCAAATGCTACCGCACCAGTGAAGAGCTCGACGAGCTGCGCGAGTCGCGCAAGGCCGCCGGTCAGCACATGGCGCTCAAACCGGCCGACCTGGCACTGCCCGCCGAGGAGCATGCGCGTCGCGAGGCCGAGGGCTGGCCCTATGTGGTACGCATGAACGTGCCCGGCGAAGGGACCTGCGTGGTCGAGGACATGCTGCGTGGCACTATTGAGGTCGAGTGGACCCAGGTCGATGCGCAGATCCTGCTCAAGTCCGACGGCATGCCGACCTACCATCTGGCCAATGTGGTCGACGACCACCTGATGGGGATCACCCATGTGCTGCGCGGCGAAGAGTGGATCAACTCAGCGCCCAAGCATCAGCTGCTGTATGAGTATTTCGGCTGGCCGATGCCGACCCTCTGCCACATGCCGCTGCTGCGCAATCCGGACAAGTCGAAGCTCTCCAAACGCAAGAACCCGACCTCGATCAACTATTATCGTCGCATGGGCTTCCTGCCACAGGCCGTCACCAACTACCTGGGTCGCATGGGCTGGTCGATGCCCGACGAGCGCGAGAAATTCACCCTCGACGAGATGATGGCGCACTTCGATGTGCAGCGTGTGTCCCTCGGCGGCCCGGTTTTCGACCTGGAGAAGCTGACCTGGCTCAACGGCGTCTATATCCGCGAGGATCTGGACGATGCGGCCCTACTGCAGGCGCTGCGCGACTGGGCCTTCAACGAAGACTATTTCCGCGAGATCCTGCCTCAGGTGCGCCCCCGGGTGGATACCCTGTCCCAGGTAATGCCGCTGGCCGGGCACTTCTTCTCGGGTCTGCCGGCCATCGATGAGTCGAGCTTTTCAAGCGTCAAGCTCGAGCGTGATGAGCTCGTCAAGCTGCTGCAGTTCCTGGTCTGGCGGCTCGAGGGCGTGACCCGCTGGGACAAGGAGTCGCTGCTTGCTGAGGTCAAGCTGCTGGGCGAGCACTTCGAGCTCAAGATGAAGGCCTTCCTGGCGCCGGTGTTCATCGCGATCACCGGCTCGGCGACTTCCACCTCGGTGATGGATGCCATGGCCATCCTCGGCTCCGACATGACTCGCGCGCGTTTGCGCCACGCCATCGCGGTGCTCGGGGGCGTGTCGAAGAAGCAGGCCAAGCGCCTCGAGAAGGAATTCCGCGAGCTGTAG
- a CDS encoding NAD(P)-dependent oxidoreductase: MPRRRWLPIHKEIKMSDNAIQTVSFIGLGVMGYPMAGHLAKAGYTVRVYNRTAAKAETWTNDYAGSHHATPKEAAEGADLVLVCVGNDDDVRQVSLGEDGALHGMHEGAVLVDHTTASANLAHELDAACRAQGVAFIDAPVSGGQQGAEKGALTIMCGGEEADFQRVQGALDVYARALNLLGPAGSGQMTKMVNQICIAGVVQGLAEGLHFAEQAGLDREQVIEVISQGAAGSWQMENRHKTMIENEYDHGFAVNWMRKDLAICLDQARELDARLPITALVDQFYGDVQAMGGGRWDTSSLLKRLRRD; this comes from the coding sequence ATGCCCCGACGACGGTGGCTGCCAATCCACAAGGAGATCAAGATGAGTGACAACGCCATCCAGACCGTCAGCTTCATTGGCCTTGGCGTCATGGGGTATCCCATGGCCGGTCACCTGGCCAAGGCAGGCTATACGGTGCGGGTCTACAACCGCACCGCCGCCAAGGCCGAGACCTGGACAAACGACTATGCCGGCAGCCATCACGCCACGCCCAAGGAAGCCGCCGAGGGGGCCGACCTGGTACTGGTATGCGTCGGAAACGATGATGACGTACGCCAGGTCTCGCTGGGCGAGGACGGCGCCCTTCACGGCATGCACGAGGGCGCGGTGCTGGTCGATCACACCACCGCCTCGGCCAACCTGGCACATGAGCTCGATGCCGCCTGCCGGGCGCAGGGAGTTGCCTTTATCGATGCCCCGGTCTCGGGCGGCCAACAGGGGGCAGAGAAGGGTGCCCTGACGATCATGTGCGGTGGCGAAGAAGCCGATTTCCAGCGCGTGCAGGGTGCCCTCGACGTCTATGCGCGGGCACTCAACCTGCTCGGCCCTGCCGGCAGCGGCCAGATGACCAAGATGGTCAACCAGATCTGCATCGCCGGCGTCGTTCAGGGTCTTGCCGAGGGCCTGCACTTCGCTGAACAGGCGGGGCTCGATCGCGAACAGGTCATTGAGGTGATTTCCCAGGGGGCCGCCGGCTCCTGGCAGATGGAAAATCGCCACAAGACCATGATCGAGAATGAGTACGACCATGGCTTCGCGGTGAACTGGATGCGCAAGGACCTGGCCATCTGCCTCGACCAAGCGCGAGAGCTCGACGCCCGTCTGCCCATCACCGCACTGGTCGATCAATTCTACGGCGATGTCCAGGCCATGGGCGGAGGCCGCTGGGACACCTCATCGCTGCTCAAGCGCCTCCGCCGCGACTGA
- the gltA gene encoding citrate synthase: MADRKAHLTIDGLDEAIELPVYSGTAGPDVIDVRKLSAAGLFTYDPGFMATSATESAITFIDGGNGILLHRGYPIDQLAAHSDFPELSYLLLFGELPTAEQYEEFERTVRSHTMVHEQLSNFYKGFRRDAHPMSIMCGVIGGLAAFYHDHMDITREEDRRISAIRLIAKMPTLAAMCHKYNIGQPFMYPRNDLNYAENFLYMMFGNPCETYEINPVFAKAMDRIFMLHADHEQNASTSTVRLAGSTGANPYACISAGIAALWGPAHGGANEAVLNMLDEIGDDSEENIQAFIDRAKDKNDPFKLMGFGHRVYRNFDPRAKVMKETCDQVLSELGMADDPQLKIAKRLEQIALEDDYFIERKLYPNVDFYSGIILKAIGIPTNMFTVIFAVSRTIGWISHWNEMISSGNYKIGRPRQLYTGYTQRDYPAK; this comes from the coding sequence ATGGCTGACAGAAAAGCACATTTGACGATAGATGGTCTGGACGAGGCTATCGAGCTGCCGGTCTATTCCGGCACCGCGGGCCCCGACGTCATCGACGTGCGCAAGCTTAGCGCGGCGGGCCTGTTCACTTATGACCCAGGCTTCATGGCAACCTCCGCCACCGAGTCAGCCATTACCTTCATCGATGGCGGCAACGGCATTTTGCTGCATCGTGGCTACCCGATCGACCAGCTGGCCGCTCACTCTGACTTCCCGGAGCTCTCCTACTTGCTGCTGTTCGGCGAACTGCCGACCGCCGAACAGTACGAAGAGTTCGAGCGCACCGTGCGCAGCCACACCATGGTCCACGAGCAACTGTCCAACTTCTATAAGGGCTTCCGTCGCGACGCCCACCCGATGTCGATCATGTGCGGTGTGATCGGTGGCCTGGCCGCCTTCTATCACGACCATATGGACATCACGCGCGAGGAGGACCGCCGCATCAGCGCGATTCGTCTGATCGCCAAGATGCCAACACTGGCTGCCATGTGTCATAAGTACAACATCGGCCAGCCCTTCATGTATCCGCGTAATGACCTGAATTACGCCGAGAACTTCCTGTACATGATGTTCGGCAACCCCTGCGAGACCTACGAGATCAACCCGGTGTTCGCCAAGGCCATGGACCGCATCTTCATGCTGCATGCCGACCATGAGCAGAACGCCTCGACCTCTACGGTTCGCCTGGCCGGCTCCACTGGCGCCAACCCTTACGCCTGCATCAGCGCCGGTATTGCAGCACTCTGGGGCCCGGCCCACGGCGGCGCCAACGAGGCCGTGCTGAACATGCTCGACGAGATCGGCGACGATTCCGAGGAGAACATCCAGGCCTTCATCGATCGCGCCAAGGACAAGAACGACCCGTTCAAGCTGATGGGTTTCGGCCACCGGGTCTATCGCAACTTCGACCCGCGCGCCAAGGTCATGAAGGAAACCTGCGACCAGGTACTCAGCGAACTGGGCATGGCCGACGACCCGCAGCTCAAGATCGCCAAGCGCCTCGAACAGATCGCCCTGGAAGACGACTACTTCATCGAGCGCAAGCTCTATCCCAACGTCGACTTCTATTCCGGCATCATCCTCAAGGCGATTGGCATTCCCACCAACATGTTCACGGTGATCTTTGCGGTGTCGCGCACCATCGGCTGGATCTCGCACTGGAACGAGATGATCAGCAGCGGCAATTACAAGATCGGCCGCCCGCGCCAGCTCTACACCGGCTACACCCAGCGCGATTACCCGGCCAAGTAA
- the sdhC gene encoding succinate dehydrogenase, cytochrome b556 subunit — protein MNSKRPVNLDLSTIKFPLPALTSIAHRITGVILFIGLIFAFWALDTSLSSPQGFEAVSDAIAHNFLAKLITWGMLSALAFHFVAGIKHLLMDADIGVTLEGGIKKAQITVVISAVLVILAGVWVW, from the coding sequence GTGAATAGCAAACGACCCGTAAATCTCGATCTCAGTACGATCAAGTTCCCCCTCCCGGCACTAACGTCGATCGCTCACCGCATCACAGGCGTCATCCTCTTCATCGGCCTGATCTTCGCCTTCTGGGCGCTGGACACGTCGCTGTCTTCCCCGCAGGGATTTGAGGCTGTAAGCGATGCGATTGCCCACAACTTCCTGGCCAAGTTGATCACTTGGGGCATGCTGTCCGCCCTGGCCTTTCACTTCGTGGCCGGCATCAAGCACTTGCTGATGGATGCTGACATTGGTGTGACCCTTGAGGGCGGTATCAAGAAGGCGCAGATCACCGTCGTGATCAGCGCCGTTCTGGTGATTCTGGCAGGAGTCTGGGTATGGTAA
- the sdhD gene encoding succinate dehydrogenase, hydrophobic membrane anchor protein, which yields MVTNITNFGRSGLSDWLIQRASAVILALYTLFMVGYLLLHPNLDYATWSGLFGSTWMRIFSLLAFVSMAAHAWIGLWTVTTDYLKPTAIRLAAQAVIILAIFVFLVWGVQVLWGA from the coding sequence ATGGTAACCAACATTACGAACTTCGGTCGTAGCGGCCTGTCTGATTGGCTGATCCAGCGCGCCTCGGCCGTCATTCTGGCGCTTTACACGCTCTTCATGGTCGGCTATCTGCTGCTGCACCCGAACCTTGACTACGCCACTTGGAGCGGCCTGTTCGGCTCGACCTGGATGCGTATCTTCTCGCTGCTCGCCTTCGTGTCGATGGCCGCCCACGCCTGGATTGGCCTGTGGACGGTGACCACCGATTACCTGAAGCCGACCGCCATCCGTCTCGCAGCCCAGGCCGTGATCATCCTGGCCATCTTTGTCTTTCTGGTGTGGGGCGTTCAAGTCCTGTGGGGAGCCTGA
- the sdhA gene encoding succinate dehydrogenase flavoprotein subunit, giving the protein MSNMRSLTFDAIIIGGGGSGLRAALELAKSGKKTAVLSKVFPTRSHTVSAQGGITCAIASSDPDDDWRWHMYDTVKGGDYIADQDAAEYMCSEGPKAVFELEHMGLPFSRFDNGRIYQRPFGGQSKDFGKGGQAARTCAAADRTGHALLHTLYQNNLKNNTTFLNEWYAVDLVKNANGDVVGCIAMCIETGEVVHVKSKATVLATGGAGRIYASTTNALINTGDGIGMAMRAGFPMQDMEMWQFHPTGIYGAGTLVTEGCRGEGGYLINKDGERFMERYAPNAKDLAGRDVVARSMVLEILEGRGCGEKGDHVFLKLDHLGEDVLGKRLPGIVELSKTFAHVDPAKEPIPVVPTCHYMMGGIPTNIHGQAVMQDEDGNDQIVNGLFACGEAACVSVHGANRLGGNSLLDLVVFGRAAGMYIEGALNEGIEYLDATQSDIDAAMTRLNRWNESSGGESVPALKAELQDIMQSAFGVFRQEDNMQEGVKKLAELRERINNAHLGDKSNAFNTARVEALELDNLMEVAEATAISALERKESRGAHSRYDYPDRDDVNWLKHSLFFPATKTLGKRDVNFTPKTVDTFEPKVRTY; this is encoded by the coding sequence ATGTCTAACATGCGTAGCCTGACCTTCGACGCAATCATCATCGGTGGTGGCGGCTCCGGCCTGCGTGCCGCTCTCGAGCTGGCCAAGTCCGGCAAGAAGACCGCGGTACTCTCCAAGGTCTTCCCGACTCGCTCGCATACCGTGTCTGCTCAGGGCGGTATCACCTGTGCCATCGCGTCCTCCGATCCGGACGACGACTGGCGCTGGCACATGTATGACACCGTCAAGGGCGGCGACTACATCGCCGACCAGGACGCGGCCGAGTACATGTGTTCTGAAGGTCCCAAGGCGGTGTTCGAGCTCGAGCACATGGGCCTGCCGTTCTCCCGTTTCGACAACGGCCGCATCTATCAGCGTCCGTTCGGCGGTCAGTCCAAGGACTTCGGCAAGGGCGGTCAGGCGGCACGTACCTGTGCGGCCGCCGACCGTACCGGCCATGCGCTGCTGCACACGCTTTATCAGAACAACCTGAAGAACAACACCACCTTCCTCAACGAGTGGTATGCGGTCGATCTGGTCAAGAACGCCAACGGCGACGTGGTGGGTTGTATCGCCATGTGCATCGAGACCGGCGAAGTGGTGCACGTCAAGTCCAAGGCCACCGTGCTGGCGACCGGCGGTGCTGGCCGTATCTACGCCTCCACTACCAACGCCCTGATCAATACCGGCGACGGCATCGGCATGGCCATGCGTGCGGGCTTCCCGATGCAGGATATGGAGATGTGGCAGTTCCACCCGACCGGCATCTACGGCGCCGGCACCTTGGTCACCGAGGGCTGCCGCGGCGAGGGTGGTTATCTGATCAACAAGGACGGCGAGCGCTTCATGGAGCGTTATGCGCCGAACGCCAAGGATCTGGCCGGCCGCGATGTGGTCGCCCGTTCCATGGTCCTGGAGATCCTCGAAGGCCGCGGCTGTGGCGAGAAGGGCGATCACGTCTTCCTGAAGCTTGACCACCTTGGCGAGGACGTCCTCGGCAAGCGCCTGCCGGGCATCGTCGAGCTGTCCAAGACCTTTGCTCATGTCGATCCTGCCAAGGAGCCGATCCCGGTCGTGCCGACCTGCCACTACATGATGGGCGGTATCCCCACCAACATTCACGGCCAGGCGGTCATGCAGGACGAGGACGGCAACGATCAGATCGTCAACGGCCTGTTCGCCTGTGGCGAAGCGGCCTGCGTGTCGGTTCACGGTGCCAACCGTCTGGGCGGCAACTCGCTGCTCGACCTGGTGGTGTTCGGCCGCGCTGCCGGCATGTACATCGAAGGCGCGCTGAATGAGGGCATCGAGTACCTTGACGCCACTCAGTCCGATATCGATGCGGCCATGACGCGCCTGAATCGCTGGAACGAGTCCAGTGGCGGCGAGTCCGTGCCGGCCCTCAAGGCCGAGCTGCAGGACATCATGCAGAGCGCCTTCGGCGTCTTCCGCCAGGAAGACAACATGCAGGAAGGCGTCAAGAAGCTCGCCGAGCTGCGTGAGCGGATCAACAACGCTCACCTGGGCGACAAGTCGAATGCCTTCAATACCGCACGTGTCGAAGCCCTGGAGCTCGACAACCTGATGGAAGTGGCCGAGGCCACCGCGATTTCTGCGCTGGAACGCAAGGAAAGCCGCGGTGCGCATTCCCGTTACGACTATCCGGACCGTGACGATGTCAACTGGCTGAAGCACTCGCTGTTCTTCCCGGCCACCAAAACGCTGGGTAAGCGCGACGTCAACTTCACGCCGAAGACCGTCGACACCTTCGAGCCTAAAGTCCGTACCTACTAA
- a CDS encoding succinate dehydrogenase iron-sulfur subunit, translating into MLQVSVYRYNPETDSAPYMQEFQVDTQGRDVMVLNVLAMIKEQDSSMAYRRSCREGVCGSDGMNMNGKNGLACITPLSEVVKGGKLTLRPLPGLPVIRDLVVDMALFYKQYERIQPYLQNDTPEPAIERLQSPEDRDKLDGLYECILCACCSTSCPSFWWNPDKFVGPAGLLQAYRFLADSRDEATSERLAELEDPFSVFRCRGIMNCVAVCPKGLNPTRAIGKIREMLLANAT; encoded by the coding sequence ATGCTTCAGGTATCCGTCTACCGCTACAATCCGGAAACCGACTCCGCGCCGTACATGCAGGAGTTTCAGGTGGACACTCAGGGCCGCGATGTAATGGTTCTGAATGTCCTGGCCATGATCAAGGAGCAGGACAGCTCCATGGCCTATCGTCGCAGCTGCCGGGAAGGGGTCTGTGGCTCCGACGGTATGAACATGAACGGCAAGAACGGCCTGGCCTGCATCACGCCGCTGTCTGAAGTGGTCAAGGGCGGCAAGCTGACCCTGCGTCCGCTGCCCGGCCTGCCGGTCATTCGTGACCTGGTGGTCGACATGGCACTGTTCTACAAGCAGTACGAGCGCATTCAGCCGTACCTGCAGAACGACACGCCGGAGCCGGCCATCGAGCGCCTGCAGTCGCCGGAAGATCGCGACAAGCTCGACGGTCTCTACGAGTGCATCCTGTGCGCCTGCTGCTCGACGTCCTGCCCGTCGTTCTGGTGGAACCCGGACAAGTTCGTCGGACCGGCCGGCCTGCTGCAGGCCTACCGCTTCCTGGCCGACTCGCGTGACGAGGCGACCAGTGAGCGTCTCGCCGAGCTCGAGGATCCGTTCAGCGTCTTCCGCTGCCGTGGGATCATGAACTGTGTCGCGGTCTGCCCGAAGGGTCTCAACCCGACGCGGGCGATCGGCAAGATCCGCGAGATGCTGCTGGCGAATGCCACTTAA